One Mycolicibacterium fortuitum subsp. fortuitum genomic window carries:
- a CDS encoding aconitate hydratase: MSSENTENSSLNSFGARDTLTVGDQNYEIYRLDAVPGTEKLPYSLKVLAENLLRTEDGANITKDHIEAIANWDPSAEPSVEIQFTPARVLMQDFTGVPCIVDLATMREAVAALGGDPDKVNPLSPAEMVIDHSVILDVFGNAGAFERNVELEYERNSERYQFLRWGQGAFDDFKVVPPGTGIVHQVNIEYLARVVMTRNGVAYPDTCVGTDSHTTMENGLGVLGWGVGGIEAEAAMLGQPVSMLIPRVVGFKLTGEIKPGVTATDVVLTVTDMLRKHGVVGKFVEFYGKGVAEVPLANRATLGNMSPEFGSTAAIFPIDDETINYLRLTGRTEEQLALVEAYAKTQGMWHNPDREPVFSEYLELDLSTVVPSISGPKRPQDRIELSDAKNAFRKDIHNYVEENLPVEHTQLDEAIEESFPASDPAKLTFADDGAVDVRPSAANGAEGRPTKPITVRSDERGEFVLDHGAVVVAGITSCTNTSNPSVMIGAALLAKKAVEKGLTSKPWVKTNMAPGSQVVTDYYNKAGLWPYLEKLGYYLGGYGCTTCIGNTGPLPDEISKAINDNDLSVTAVLSGNRNFEGRISPDVKMNYLASPPLVIAYGIAGTMDFDFETDPLGQDQEGNDVFLKDIWPSAKEIEETIASSINREMFTDSYADVFKGDDRWRSLSTPEGNIFEWDDASTYVRKAPYFDGMPAEPEPVVDIKGARVLALLGDSVTTDHISPAGSIKPGTPAAQYLDANGVERKDYNSLGSRRGNHEVMIRGTFANIRLRNQLLDDVSGGYTRDFTQPGGPQSFIYDASVNYKEAGIPLVVLGGKEYGSGSSRDWAAKGTVLLGVKAVITESFERIHRSNLIGMGVIPLQFPAGESAASLKLDGTETYDITGIEALNEGKTPKTVKVTATKEDGSKVEFDAVVRIDTPGEADYYRNGGILQYVLRNMLKSK, encoded by the coding sequence GTGAGCAGCGAGAATACGGAAAATTCGTCCCTTAACTCATTTGGTGCCCGCGACACATTGACTGTCGGGGACCAGAACTACGAAATCTACCGACTGGACGCGGTACCCGGTACCGAAAAGCTCCCGTACAGCCTCAAGGTGCTTGCGGAGAACCTGTTGCGCACCGAGGACGGCGCCAACATCACCAAGGACCACATCGAGGCCATCGCCAACTGGGATCCCTCGGCCGAGCCGAGCGTCGAGATCCAGTTCACCCCGGCCCGCGTGCTGATGCAGGACTTCACCGGTGTGCCGTGCATCGTCGACCTGGCCACCATGCGCGAGGCCGTGGCCGCCCTCGGCGGTGACCCGGACAAGGTCAACCCGCTGTCCCCCGCCGAGATGGTCATCGACCACTCCGTCATCCTCGACGTCTTCGGCAACGCCGGCGCCTTCGAGCGCAACGTCGAACTCGAGTACGAGCGCAACTCCGAGCGCTACCAGTTCCTGCGCTGGGGCCAAGGCGCGTTCGACGACTTCAAGGTCGTCCCGCCGGGCACCGGCATCGTGCACCAGGTCAACATCGAGTACCTGGCCCGCGTCGTGATGACCCGCAACGGGGTCGCATACCCGGACACCTGTGTGGGCACCGACAGCCACACCACCATGGAGAACGGCCTGGGCGTGCTGGGCTGGGGCGTCGGCGGTATCGAGGCCGAGGCCGCCATGCTGGGCCAGCCCGTCTCGATGCTCATCCCCCGCGTCGTCGGCTTCAAGCTGACCGGTGAGATCAAGCCCGGCGTCACCGCCACCGACGTCGTGCTCACCGTCACCGACATGCTGCGCAAGCACGGCGTGGTCGGCAAGTTCGTCGAGTTCTACGGCAAGGGCGTCGCCGAGGTGCCGCTGGCCAACCGCGCCACCCTGGGCAACATGAGCCCCGAGTTCGGTTCCACTGCAGCGATCTTCCCGATCGACGACGAAACCATCAACTACCTGCGGCTGACCGGGCGTACCGAGGAGCAGCTGGCACTCGTCGAGGCTTACGCCAAGACGCAGGGCATGTGGCACAACCCCGACCGGGAACCGGTTTTCTCCGAGTACCTCGAGCTCGACCTGTCGACCGTGGTGCCCTCGATCTCCGGCCCGAAGCGTCCGCAGGACCGCATCGAGCTGTCGGACGCCAAGAACGCGTTCCGCAAGGACATCCACAACTACGTCGAGGAGAACCTGCCCGTCGAGCACACCCAGCTCGACGAGGCGATCGAGGAGTCCTTCCCGGCCTCGGATCCGGCCAAGCTGACCTTCGCCGACGACGGCGCCGTCGACGTCCGCCCGTCTGCCGCCAACGGCGCCGAGGGCCGACCGACCAAGCCGATCACCGTGCGCTCCGACGAGCGCGGTGAATTCGTGCTCGACCACGGCGCGGTCGTCGTCGCGGGCATCACGTCCTGCACCAACACCTCCAACCCGTCGGTCATGATCGGCGCCGCGCTGCTCGCGAAGAAGGCCGTCGAGAAGGGCCTGACCAGCAAGCCGTGGGTCAAGACCAACATGGCACCGGGCAGCCAGGTCGTCACCGACTACTACAACAAGGCCGGCCTGTGGCCGTACCTGGAGAAGCTGGGCTACTACCTGGGCGGCTACGGCTGCACCACCTGCATCGGCAACACCGGCCCGCTGCCCGACGAGATCTCCAAGGCCATCAACGACAACGACCTGTCGGTGACCGCGGTGCTCTCGGGTAACCGCAACTTCGAGGGCCGCATCTCCCCCGACGTCAAGATGAACTACCTGGCCTCCCCGCCGCTGGTCATCGCCTACGGCATTGCGGGAACCATGGACTTCGACTTCGAGACCGACCCGCTCGGCCAGGACCAGGAGGGCAACGACGTCTTCCTCAAGGACATCTGGCCGTCTGCCAAGGAGATCGAGGAGACCATCGCGTCCTCGATCAACCGGGAGATGTTCACGGACTCCTATGCCGACGTGTTCAAGGGCGACGACCGCTGGCGTTCGCTCTCCACCCCCGAAGGCAACATCTTCGAGTGGGACGACGCCTCCACCTACGTGCGCAAGGCGCCGTACTTCGACGGCATGCCCGCCGAGCCGGAGCCGGTCGTCGACATCAAGGGCGCCAGAGTCCTTGCCCTGCTTGGCGATTCGGTGACCACCGACCACATCAGCCCGGCAGGTTCGATCAAGCCGGGCACGCCGGCCGCGCAGTACCTCGATGCCAACGGCGTTGAGCGCAAGGATTACAACTCGCTGGGGTCGCGGCGCGGCAACCACGAGGTGATGATTCGCGGCACGTTCGCCAACATCCGGCTGCGCAACCAGTTGCTCGACGACGTCTCCGGTGGCTACACCCGTGACTTCACCCAGCCGGGTGGGCCGCAGTCGTTCATCTACGACGCCTCGGTCAACTACAAGGAAGCCGGCATCCCGCTGGTCGTCCTGGGCGGCAAGGAGTACGGGTCGGGCTCTTCGCGTGACTGGGCGGCCAAGGGCACGGTGCTGCTGGGCGTCAAGGCCGTCATCACCGAGTCCTTCGAGCGCATCCACCGGTCGAACCTGATCGGTATGGGTGTGATCCCGCTGCAGTTCCCGGCAGGCGAGTCGGCCGCGAGCCTCAAGCTCGACGGCACCGAGACCTACGACATCACCGGCATCGAGGCGCTCAACGAGGGCAAGACGCCGAAGACGGTCAAGGTCACCGCGACCAAGGAGGACGGCTCCAAAGTGGAGTTCGACGCCGTGGTCCGCATCGACACCCCCGGCGAGGCCGACTACTACCGCAACGGCGGCATCCTGCAGTACGTGCTGCGCAACATGCTGAAGTCGAAGTAA
- a CDS encoding DUF6676 family protein: MTGPHVIPFLPAYIPVEVCDTVGMDAAQPDGVAKCMVAVQADVRDDGVSAPAADVEALRQVVSDARQEGVDLKIVVLPANPAIDTPLRDIATEVGQANPGATVLALSPSFAGTYSPTIDRVTLEAGQDVAKTGDPVLSAKNFVSEISTPDFPWTALTIALVVGVAGAAALTRLLQRRSKQLTGSEASSASSQ, translated from the coding sequence GTGACCGGACCGCATGTCATCCCGTTCCTTCCTGCCTACATCCCGGTCGAGGTGTGCGACACCGTAGGGATGGACGCGGCGCAACCCGACGGGGTCGCCAAGTGCATGGTGGCTGTGCAGGCCGACGTTCGCGACGACGGGGTCAGTGCACCCGCCGCCGACGTCGAGGCGCTGCGTCAGGTCGTCAGCGACGCTCGTCAGGAAGGCGTCGACCTCAAGATCGTGGTGTTGCCGGCGAATCCGGCGATCGACACCCCGTTGCGCGATATCGCCACCGAGGTCGGGCAGGCCAATCCGGGCGCGACCGTGCTCGCCCTGAGCCCGTCGTTCGCGGGCACCTACAGTCCGACGATCGATCGGGTGACTTTGGAGGCCGGTCAAGACGTCGCCAAGACCGGTGATCCGGTGTTGTCCGCGAAGAATTTTGTCAGCGAGATTTCGACCCCGGATTTCCCGTGGACAGCCCTCACCATCGCGCTGGTTGTCGGCGTCGCCGGTGCGGCCGCCCTCACTCGGCTTCTGCAGCGCCGTAGCAAACAATTGACCGGGTCAGAGGCCTCGAGCGCCTCCTCGCAATAG
- the ripA gene encoding NlpC/P60 family peptidoglycan endopeptidase RipA: MRRTVGASASWLYGRFLAVPVTAGMLLATAMSGGAPAVADPGAPDQVATLVAAVANADQKLQELGAAIQTQQEAVNKAIVDVQDARDAAAAAQQEVDASQRGIADANNAIAQAQKRFDTFAAATYVNGPSGSYLTASDPTDIVSTAATGQTLAVSSDKVIADLQRARTEQVNRESAARLAKQNADQATANAQTSQDKAVEALQQAQQTFSSQQDELARLTAERASAQAQLAQVHKTSAATAPAQGQAPQAAADNWDRDPKAPVQAGQKWDGEWDPTLPAIPSAFVSGDPIAIINTVLGISSTSAQVTQNMGRQFLQKLGILPTPTGYTNGAIPRVYGRQASEYVIQRAGSQMGVPYSWGGGNAAGPSRGIDSGANTVGFDCSGLILYAFAGVGIKLPHYSGSQYNAGRKIPSSQMRRGDVIFYGPGGSQHVTLYLGNGQMLEAPYTGSHVKISPVRTSGMTPYVVRYIEY, translated from the coding sequence ATGAGACGCACCGTTGGCGCCTCTGCGTCCTGGCTGTACGGCCGTTTCTTGGCCGTGCCGGTGACCGCCGGGATGCTGCTGGCCACGGCTATGTCGGGAGGGGCGCCGGCCGTCGCTGATCCGGGGGCGCCCGATCAGGTCGCGACACTCGTCGCCGCGGTGGCCAATGCCGATCAGAAGCTGCAGGAGTTGGGTGCCGCCATCCAGACCCAACAGGAAGCCGTCAACAAGGCGATCGTCGACGTGCAGGATGCCCGTGACGCCGCGGCCGCCGCGCAGCAGGAGGTCGATGCCAGCCAACGGGGCATCGCAGACGCCAACAACGCGATCGCCCAGGCGCAGAAGAGATTCGACACTTTCGCCGCCGCGACCTATGTCAATGGACCCTCCGGTTCGTATCTGACCGCGTCCGATCCGACCGACATCGTCAGCACCGCCGCGACCGGTCAGACCCTGGCTGTCAGCAGTGACAAGGTCATCGCCGACCTGCAACGTGCCCGCACCGAGCAGGTGAACCGCGAGTCGGCCGCGCGGCTGGCCAAGCAGAACGCCGACCAGGCAACCGCCAATGCCCAGACGAGTCAGGACAAGGCGGTCGAGGCGCTGCAACAAGCGCAACAGACCTTCAGTTCGCAGCAAGACGAGCTGGCCCGGTTGACCGCCGAACGCGCCTCGGCCCAAGCCCAACTCGCGCAGGTGCACAAGACATCGGCTGCCACGGCCCCGGCGCAAGGGCAGGCGCCCCAGGCCGCTGCCGACAATTGGGATCGTGACCCGAAAGCGCCTGTGCAGGCTGGCCAGAAGTGGGACGGCGAATGGGATCCCACGCTGCCGGCGATCCCCAGTGCGTTCGTCAGCGGTGACCCGATCGCCATCATCAACACGGTGCTGGGCATCTCGTCGACCTCGGCCCAGGTCACCCAGAACATGGGACGTCAGTTCCTGCAGAAGCTGGGCATCCTGCCGACTCCGACCGGTTACACCAACGGCGCCATCCCGCGGGTGTACGGACGGCAGGCGTCCGAATACGTCATCCAGCGCGCCGGCTCCCAGATGGGTGTCCCGTACTCGTGGGGCGGCGGCAACGCGGCCGGCCCCAGTCGCGGCATCGATTCGGGTGCCAACACGGTCGGCTTCGACTGTTCCGGCCTGATCCTCTACGCGTTCGCCGGCGTCGGCATCAAGTTGCCGCACTACTCGGGCTCGCAGTACAACGCCGGGCGCAAGATCCCGTCCTCGCAGATGCGTCGTGGCGACGTGATCTTCTACGGCCCCGGTGGCAGCCAGCACGTCACGCTCTACCTGGGCAACGGCCAGATGCTCGAAGCGCCCTACACCGGCTCACACGTCAAGATCTCGCCGGTCCGGACCAGCGGCATGACCCCGTACGTCGTCCGCTACATCGAATACTGA
- the ripB gene encoding NlpC/P60 family peptidoglycan endopeptidase RipB encodes MRSFVLRCLILIAATAFAAISLVTPANAAPDDGQWDPTLPKIVSSGAPGDPVAIANASFQVSQIALQTTQNLGQQFLQSIGLAPKQAASTFPGGRVRGPQAIEYVIRRGGSQMGVPYSWGGGTLTGPGPGVDYDAGKMGYDCSGFTRYAFAGVGVQIPKYSGDQYNTGRKVPVAQAKRGDLLFWGPGGSQHVAMYLGGGKMLEASGSAGKVTVSPVRMAGIQPYAARIIES; translated from the coding sequence TTGCGCTCCTTCGTCTTACGGTGCCTGATCCTGATCGCCGCAACTGCGTTCGCGGCGATCAGTCTGGTGACGCCGGCCAACGCCGCACCTGACGACGGCCAGTGGGATCCCACGCTCCCGAAGATCGTCAGCTCGGGGGCGCCCGGCGACCCGGTGGCCATCGCCAACGCCTCGTTCCAGGTCAGCCAGATCGCACTGCAGACCACCCAGAACCTCGGACAGCAGTTCCTGCAGTCCATCGGGCTGGCCCCCAAACAGGCCGCGTCGACATTCCCCGGCGGTCGGGTCCGCGGTCCGCAGGCCATCGAATACGTGATCCGGCGCGGGGGATCCCAGATGGGTGTGCCCTACTCGTGGGGCGGTGGCACGCTGACCGGGCCCGGGCCCGGCGTCGATTACGACGCCGGGAAGATGGGCTACGACTGCTCGGGCTTCACCCGGTACGCGTTCGCCGGTGTGGGGGTGCAGATCCCGAAGTATTCGGGCGATCAGTACAACACCGGTCGCAAGGTGCCGGTGGCCCAGGCAAAGCGCGGTGACCTGTTGTTCTGGGGTCCCGGCGGTAGCCAGCACGTGGCGATGTACCTCGGAGGCGGCAAGATGCTGGAGGCGTCCGGCAGTGCGGGCAAAGTGACGGTGAGCCCGGTCCGGATGGCGGGCATCCAGCCGTACGCGGCCCGCATCATCGAATCCTGA
- a CDS encoding AAA family ATPase: MTSPSGPPQGAGGYPGSSPAPGFPPGSTGSHAAPAAPQAAANGSLQAEVHTLERAIFEVKRIIVGQDQLVERMLVGLLAKGHVLLEGVPGVAKTLAVETFAKVVGGTFARIQFTPDLVPTDIIGTRIYRQGKEDFDIELGPVVVNFLLADEINRAPAKVQSALLEVMAERKISIGGKTFPLPSPFLVMATQNPIEQEGVYALPEAQRDRFLFKLNVDYPSPEEEREIIYRMGVKPPEPKQILNTGDLLRLQELAANTFVHHALVDYVVRIVTATREPEKFGMPDAKAWIAYGASPRASLGIISAARALALVRGRDYVIPQDVVEVIPDVLRHRLVLTYDALADEVSAETVVNRILQTVALPQVNALPQQGHSVAPAVPAAAAAAGGR, translated from the coding sequence ATGACGTCACCGAGTGGACCGCCGCAGGGCGCCGGAGGCTATCCCGGTTCGAGCCCGGCGCCGGGCTTCCCGCCCGGGTCGACCGGCTCCCACGCCGCGCCGGCAGCCCCGCAGGCCGCGGCCAACGGCAGCCTGCAGGCCGAGGTGCACACCCTGGAACGCGCCATCTTCGAGGTCAAGCGGATCATCGTCGGCCAGGACCAGCTCGTCGAGCGGATGCTGGTCGGTCTGCTCGCCAAGGGCCACGTGCTGCTCGAAGGTGTGCCCGGTGTGGCCAAGACGCTCGCGGTCGAGACGTTCGCCAAGGTGGTCGGCGGCACCTTCGCCCGGATCCAGTTCACCCCTGACCTGGTGCCCACCGACATCATCGGTACGCGTATCTACCGGCAGGGCAAGGAAGACTTCGACATCGAGCTCGGCCCGGTGGTGGTCAACTTCCTGCTCGCCGACGAGATCAACCGTGCGCCCGCGAAGGTGCAGTCCGCACTTCTCGAGGTGATGGCCGAGCGCAAGATCTCGATCGGCGGCAAGACCTTCCCGCTGCCCAGCCCGTTCCTGGTGATGGCGACCCAGAACCCGATCGAACAGGAAGGCGTCTACGCGCTTCCGGAAGCCCAGCGCGACCGCTTCCTGTTCAAGCTCAACGTCGATTACCCGTCGCCGGAGGAAGAGCGCGAGATCATCTACCGGATGGGTGTGAAGCCCCCGGAGCCCAAGCAGATCCTCAACACCGGAGACCTGCTGCGGCTGCAGGAGCTGGCGGCCAACACGTTCGTGCACCACGCGCTGGTGGACTACGTGGTGCGGATCGTCACCGCGACCCGCGAACCCGAGAAGTTCGGCATGCCCGACGCCAAGGCCTGGATCGCCTACGGCGCCTCGCCGCGTGCGTCGCTGGGCATCATCTCGGCGGCCCGGGCGCTGGCGCTGGTGCGTGGGCGTGACTACGTGATCCCGCAGGATGTCGTCGAGGTGATCCCCGACGTGCTGCGCCACCGTCTCGTGCTGACCTACGACGCGCTGGCCGACGAGGTGTCCGCGGAGACCGTGGTCAACCGGATCCTGCAGACCGTCGCCCTACCGCAGGTCAATGCGCTTCCGCAGCAAGGACATTCGGTTGCGCCCGCCGTACCTGCCGCGGCCGCCGCGGCGGGTGGTCGGTGA
- a CDS encoding DUF58 domain-containing protein translates to MTTSRRTVDLPSLKRGEIRDPALTAALRKLELTVRRKLDGVLHGDHLGLIPGPGSEPGDSRIYQPGDDVRRMDWSVTARTQTPHVRQMIADRELETWLVVDMSASLDFGTTTCEKRDLAVAAAAAIAFLNSGGGNRIGAIIANGDTMRRVPALSGRVHEQELLRAIATTPRAPVGVRGDLAAAIDALRRPERRRGMAVIISDFLGPINWMRPLRAIAGRHEVLGIEILDPRDVELPAVGDVVLQDTETGVTREFTIDEQLRSDFERAAAAHREEVARTLRRCDAPLLSLRTDRDWIADVVRFVANRRRGALAGR, encoded by the coding sequence GTGACCACTTCGCGACGCACCGTCGACCTGCCGTCTCTCAAGCGCGGGGAGATTCGTGACCCTGCGTTGACGGCGGCGTTGCGCAAGCTTGAGCTGACGGTGCGGCGCAAGCTTGACGGGGTCCTGCACGGTGACCACCTCGGTCTGATCCCGGGCCCGGGATCAGAACCGGGGGACTCGCGGATCTACCAGCCCGGTGACGACGTGCGCCGGATGGACTGGTCGGTGACGGCGCGGACGCAGACGCCGCACGTGCGCCAGATGATCGCCGACCGCGAGCTGGAGACGTGGCTCGTCGTCGACATGTCGGCCAGCCTGGACTTCGGCACCACCACGTGCGAGAAGCGCGATCTGGCTGTGGCGGCAGCGGCCGCGATCGCGTTTCTCAACAGCGGCGGCGGAAACCGGATCGGCGCGATCATCGCCAACGGCGACACCATGCGCCGGGTTCCGGCGCTGAGTGGGCGCGTGCACGAGCAGGAACTGCTGCGGGCCATCGCCACGACGCCGCGGGCCCCGGTGGGTGTGCGCGGCGACCTGGCCGCGGCCATCGACGCCCTGCGCCGCCCCGAGCGCCGCCGCGGCATGGCGGTGATCATCAGTGACTTCCTCGGGCCGATCAACTGGATGCGTCCGCTGCGGGCCATCGCGGGGCGCCACGAAGTACTCGGCATCGAGATCCTCGACCCCCGCGACGTCGAACTGCCCGCGGTCGGCGACGTGGTGCTGCAGGACACCGAGACCGGGGTCACCCGTGAGTTCACCATCGACGAACAGTTGCGCAGCGACTTCGAGCGGGCTGCCGCCGCGCATCGCGAAGAGGTGGCCCGGACGTTGCGGCGGTGCGATGCGCCACTGCTGAGCCTGCGTACCGACCGGGACTGGATCGCCGACGTGGTCCGGTTCGTGGCCAACCGGCGGCGCGGCGCGCTTGCGGGCCGTTAG
- a CDS encoding VWA domain-containing protein: MTLPILGPMSLTGFAHAWWFLFLFVVLGLVAYYVIVQRARKQRVLRFANMELLESVAPKQPTRWRHLPAALLAVSLVLLTVAMAGPTHDVRIPRNRAVVMLVIDVSQSMRATDVAPSRLAAAQEAAKQFADQLTPGINLGLIAYAGTATVLVQPTTNREATKNGLDKLQLADRTATGEGIFTALQAIATVGAVIGGGDEKPPARIVLMSDGKETVPSNPDNPKGAYTAARTAKDQGVPISTVSFGTPYGYVEINDQRQPVPVDDEMLGKIAKLSGGDAFTASSLEQLKQVFTSLQQQIGYETIKGDASLGWLRLGALVLALAGVAALLINRRLPG; encoded by the coding sequence ATGACTTTACCGATTCTCGGTCCGATGAGCCTGACGGGCTTCGCGCACGCGTGGTGGTTCTTGTTCCTCTTCGTGGTGCTGGGGCTGGTGGCGTACTACGTCATCGTGCAGCGCGCGCGTAAACAGCGGGTCCTGCGCTTCGCCAACATGGAGCTGCTCGAAAGTGTGGCGCCCAAGCAGCCGACCCGGTGGCGGCACCTGCCCGCGGCTCTGCTCGCGGTCTCGCTCGTCCTGCTGACGGTGGCGATGGCGGGCCCGACCCACGATGTGCGGATTCCGCGTAACCGCGCCGTGGTCATGTTGGTGATCGACGTGTCCCAGTCGATGCGCGCCACCGATGTCGCCCCCAGCCGGCTGGCCGCCGCGCAGGAGGCGGCCAAGCAGTTCGCCGATCAGCTCACCCCGGGCATCAACCTCGGGCTGATCGCCTATGCGGGTACCGCGACCGTGCTGGTGCAGCCGACCACCAACCGCGAGGCCACCAAGAACGGTCTCGACAAGCTGCAGCTGGCGGACCGGACCGCCACGGGAGAGGGAATCTTCACCGCGCTGCAGGCGATCGCCACCGTCGGAGCAGTGATCGGCGGTGGTGACGAGAAGCCGCCCGCGCGCATCGTGCTGATGTCCGACGGCAAGGAGACCGTGCCGTCCAACCCGGACAATCCGAAGGGCGCCTACACCGCGGCTCGCACGGCCAAGGATCAGGGAGTGCCGATCTCCACGGTGTCCTTCGGCACGCCGTACGGCTACGTCGAGATCAACGATCAGCGCCAGCCGGTTCCGGTGGACGACGAGATGCTGGGCAAGATCGCCAAGTTGTCGGGCGGCGACGCCTTCACCGCGTCCAGCCTCGAACAGCTCAAGCAGGTGTTCACCTCGCTGCAGCAGCAGATCGGCTACGAGACCATCAAGGGCGACGCCAGCCTGGGTTGGCTCCGGTTGGGTGCGTTGGTGCTGGCCCTGGCCGGTGTGGCGGCTCTGCTGATCAACCGCAGACTGCCCGGCTAG
- the fabG1 gene encoding 3-oxoacyl-ACP reductase FabG1 codes for MSDAAVAKADTESTSEGAAAEAGGRPAFVPRSVLVTGGNRGIGLAIAQRLAADGHKVAVTHRGSGAPEGLFGVVCDVTDNEAVDRAFKEVEEHQGPVEVLVSNAGISQDAFLMRMTEERFENVINANLTGAFRVAQRASRSMQRKRFGRIIFIGSVSGMWGIGNQANYAAAKAGLIGMARSISRELSKAGVTANVVAPGYIDTEMTRALDERIQAGALDFIPAKRVGTAEEVAGAVSFLASEDASYIAGAVIPVDGGMGMGH; via the coding sequence ATGAGTGACGCTGCTGTCGCGAAAGCCGACACCGAATCCACCTCCGAAGGCGCCGCCGCTGAAGCCGGCGGCCGCCCGGCATTCGTTCCCCGTTCCGTGCTGGTCACCGGTGGAAACCGGGGAATCGGCCTGGCGATCGCGCAGCGACTGGCCGCCGATGGACACAAGGTCGCCGTGACGCACCGCGGATCCGGGGCACCGGAAGGTCTGTTCGGCGTCGTGTGTGATGTCACCGACAACGAGGCCGTCGACCGTGCGTTCAAAGAGGTGGAAGAGCACCAGGGTCCCGTCGAGGTGCTGGTGTCCAATGCCGGTATCTCGCAGGACGCGTTCCTGATGCGGATGACCGAAGAGCGGTTCGAGAACGTCATCAACGCAAACCTGACCGGTGCCTTCCGGGTGGCCCAGCGGGCCTCGCGCAGCATGCAGCGCAAGCGTTTCGGCCGGATCATCTTCATCGGCTCCGTCTCGGGCATGTGGGGGATCGGCAACCAGGCCAACTACGCAGCCGCCAAGGCCGGCCTGATCGGCATGGCGCGCTCGATCTCGCGCGAGCTCTCCAAGGCCGGTGTCACCGCCAACGTGGTGGCCCCGGGCTACATCGACACCGAGATGACCCGCGCGCTGGACGAGCGGATTCAGGCAGGCGCCCTTGACTTCATCCCCGCGAAGCGGGTCGGCACCGCCGAGGAGGTCGCCGGCGCGGTGAGCTTCCTGGCATCCGAGGACGCGAGCTACATCGCCGGCGCGGTGATCCCCGTCGACGGCGGCATGGGCATGGGGCACTGA
- the inhA gene encoding NADH-dependent enoyl-ACP reductase InhA, with protein sequence MAGLLEGKRILVTGIITDSSIAFHIAKVAQEAGAELVLTGFDRMKLIQRIADRLPKPAPLLELDVQNEEHLASLADRISGAIGEGNKLDGVVHSIGFMPQTGMGVNPFFDAPYADVAKGIHISAYSYASLAKATLPIMNEGGSIVGMDFDPTRAMPAYNWMTVAKSALESVNRFVAREAGAAGVRSNLVAAGPIRTLAMSAIVGGALGDEAGKQMQLLEEGWDQRAPIGWNMKDPTPVAKTVCALLSDWMPATTGTIIYADGGASTQLL encoded by the coding sequence ATGGCAGGTTTGCTCGAAGGCAAGCGCATCCTCGTCACCGGGATCATCACGGACTCGTCGATCGCATTCCACATCGCGAAGGTGGCCCAGGAAGCCGGGGCTGAGCTGGTGCTCACCGGGTTCGACCGGATGAAGCTGATCCAGCGCATCGCCGACCGGTTGCCCAAACCGGCGCCGCTGCTGGAACTCGACGTGCAGAACGAGGAGCACCTCGCGAGCCTGGCCGACCGGATCTCGGGCGCCATCGGCGAGGGCAACAAGCTCGACGGCGTGGTCCACTCCATCGGCTTCATGCCGCAGACAGGCATGGGGGTGAACCCCTTCTTCGACGCCCCGTACGCCGATGTCGCCAAGGGGATCCACATCTCGGCCTACTCCTACGCCTCGCTGGCCAAGGCCACGCTGCCGATCATGAACGAGGGCGGCAGCATCGTCGGCATGGACTTCGATCCGACGCGCGCCATGCCGGCATACAACTGGATGACGGTGGCCAAGAGCGCTCTGGAGTCGGTCAACCGGTTCGTGGCTCGCGAGGCCGGCGCGGCCGGTGTCCGTTCGAATCTCGTCGCCGCCGGCCCGATCCGGACTCTCGCCATGAGCGCCATCGTCGGCGGCGCACTGGGTGACGAGGCGGGCAAGCAGATGCAGCTGCTGGAAGAGGGCTGGGATCAGCGTGCGCCGATCGGCTGGAACATGAAGGATCCGACGCCGGTCGCCAAGACCGTGTGTGCGTTGCTGTCCGACTGGATGCCCGCCACCACAGGCACCATCATCTACGCCGACGGCGGCGCCAGCACCCAGTTGCTCTGA